A section of the Centroberyx gerrardi isolate f3 chromosome 8, fCenGer3.hap1.cur.20231027, whole genome shotgun sequence genome encodes:
- the rasl10a gene encoding ras-like protein family member 10A isoform X2 — MVETLSIAVIGAPGVGKTSIIRQFIYNDFSEVYTPTRTRYVYRPSVILNGSMYELKILDVPPISSFPSSSSQWLDLRCRGVRNANAYILVYDICCVESFEYVKMIRQQIVEHREGSSSEVPILVVGSKRDLQRQRFTPRRAVSVLVKKTWKCGYVECSAKFNWHVVLLFKELLGIAVARGMRQNHTSIRLQGALQRNRCTIM, encoded by the exons ATGGTGGAGACGCTGAGTATCGCAGTCATCGGTGCTCCCGGCGTGGGGAAAACTTCTATAATCCGCCAGTTCATCTATAATGATTTCTCGGAGGTGTACACGCCGACCAGGACCAGATATGTGTACAGACCCTCCGTCATACTGAACGGCAGCATGTACGAGCTGAAGATTTTAGACGTCCCGCCAATCTCCTCTTTTCCATCGAGCTCGAGCCAG TGGCTGGATTTGCGCTGCAGAGGGGTTCGCAATGCCAACGCCTACATCCTGGTGTACGACATCTGCTGTGTGGAGAGCTTCGAGTACGTCAAGATGATCAGACAGCAGATCGTGGAGCACAG GGAAGGCAGCAGCAGTGAGGTGCCAATCCTGGTGGTGGGCAGCAAAAGAGATCTGCAGCGGCAGCGCTTCACGCCTCGCAGGGCCGTGTCCGTCCTGGTGAAGAAGACCTGGAAATGCGGCTACGTGGAATGCTCCGCCAAGTTCAACTGGCACGTGGTCCTGCTCTTCAAGGAGCTGCTGGGCATCGCCGTGGCACGAGGCATGCGCCAGAACCACACCTCCATCCGTCTACAGGGGGCGCTACAGAGGAACCGCTGCACCATCATGTGA
- the rasl10a gene encoding ras-like protein family member 10A isoform X1 yields the protein MVETLSIAVIGAPGVGKTSIIRQFIYNDFSEVYTPTRTRYVYRPSVILNGSMYELKILDVPPISSFPSSSSQEWLDLRCRGVRNANAYILVYDICCVESFEYVKMIRQQIVEHRYGSSSEVPILVVGSKRDLQRQRFTPRRAVSVLVKKTWKCGYVECSAKFNWHVVLLFKELLGIAVARGMRQNHTSIRLQGALQRNRCTIM from the exons ATGGTGGAGACGCTGAGTATCGCAGTCATCGGTGCTCCCGGCGTGGGGAAAACTTCTATAATCCGCCAGTTCATCTATAATGATTTCTCGGAGGTGTACACGCCGACCAGGACCAGATATGTGTACAGACCCTCCGTCATACTGAACGGCAGCATGTACGAGCTGAAGATTTTAGACGTCCCGCCAATCTCCTCTTTTCCATCGAGCTCGAGCCAG GAGTGGCTGGATTTGCGCTGCAGAGGGGTTCGCAATGCCAACGCCTACATCCTGGTGTACGACATCTGCTGTGTGGAGAGCTTCGAGTACGTCAAGATGATCAGACAGCAGATCGTGGAGCACAGGTACG GCAGCAGCAGTGAGGTGCCAATCCTGGTGGTGGGCAGCAAAAGAGATCTGCAGCGGCAGCGCTTCACGCCTCGCAGGGCCGTGTCCGTCCTGGTGAAGAAGACCTGGAAATGCGGCTACGTGGAATGCTCCGCCAAGTTCAACTGGCACGTGGTCCTGCTCTTCAAGGAGCTGCTGGGCATCGCCGTGGCACGAGGCATGCGCCAGAACCACACCTCCATCCGTCTACAGGGGGCGCTACAGAGGAACCGCTGCACCATCATGTGA